A stretch of Telopea speciosissima isolate NSW1024214 ecotype Mountain lineage chromosome 11, Tspe_v1, whole genome shotgun sequence DNA encodes these proteins:
- the LOC122646658 gene encoding ubiquinol oxidase 2, mitochondrial-like: protein MSRGSRMAGQLVKQFGPRLFSTPTIGEPATEILTGTSTFFRTTTTVVPVRTSVVWIRFPAVGVRHGSTLALNKEGEEKEVKTSSAGGESEEKAITSYWGIAPSKITKEDGTDWKWTCFRPWETYKANVSIDLNKHHAPTTFLDNLAYWTVRVLRYPTDLFFQTRYGCRAMMLETVAAVPGMVGGMLLHCKSLRRFEHSGGWIRALLEEAENERMHLLTFMEVSQPRWYERALVFTVQGVFFNAYFLGYMISPKFAHRVVGYLEEEAIHSYTEFLKELDKGNIENVPAPAIAIDYWQMPPDSTLRDVVLVVRADEAHHRDVNHFASDIHYQGHELKHAPAPLGYH from the exons ATGTCGAGGGGTTCGAGGATGGCCGGTCAGCTGGTTAAGCAGTTTGGACCACGGCTCTTTTCCACTCCAACCATTGGCGAACCGGCTACTGAAATTCTGACCGGGACTTCTACTTTCTTTCGCACAACAACAACTGTAGTGCCAGTTAGAACCAGCGTGGTCTGGATCAGGTTCCCAGCAGTTGGTGTACGGCATGGAAGTACATTGGCCTTAAacaaagaaggggaagaaaaagaagtgaaaaCCTCTTCTGCCGGAGGTGAATCGGAGGAGAAAGCGATCACTAGCTACTGGGGCATAGCTCCTTCTAAGATTACTAAGGAGGATGGCACGGATTGGAAGTGGACCTGCTTCAGG CCATGGGAGACGTACAAAGCGAATGTTTCGATTGATCTGAACAAGCACCACGCCCCAACTACGTTCTTGGATAACTTAGCTTACTGGACTGTCAGGGTTCTCCGATACCCAACTGATCTCTTTTTCCAG ACACGATACGGTTGCCGCGCTATGATGCTTGAAACAGTGGCAGCTGTGCCAGGCATGGTTGGAGGAATGCTTTTGCACTGTAAGTCTCTTAGGCGATTCGAACACAGCGGAGGATGGATCAGAGCACTTTTAGAAGAAGCAGAGAACGAGCGAATGCATCTCTTGACATTCATGGAGGTTTCTCAGCCAAGGTGGTACGAACGAGCTCTTGTATTCACAGTTCAAGGAGTGTTCTTCAATGCTTACTTCTTAGGTTACATGATCTCGCCTAAGTTCGCTCACCGAGTCGTAGGATATTTGGAAGAAGAAGCGATTCACTCGTACACCGAGTTCTTGAAGGAACTTGACAAAGGTAATATTGAGAATGTACCAGCACCTGCTATCGCCATCGATTACTGGCAGATGCCACCTGACTCCACACTCCGTGATGTCGTGTTGGTCGTGAGGGCCGATGAGGCGCATCATCGTGACGTTAACCATTTTGCATCG GACATACACTATCAAGGACATGAGCTGAAGCATGCCCCTGCTCCACTTGGCTATCACTAA